CTACGGAAAGGCACTTCAAAGATCCAACCCACCTCAACGAACCGCAAGGAAACTTTAAAAAATGAAATGGTCATTGAATACCTATCAAACCTGCCAAGAGTGGGAACTCGGACGCATACTTGACACCGCTGCCGCGACCGGGTATCACGGTGTCGAATTATTGATGGACTACAAGCAGAAGCACGGATTTGAGTGGGATACGCCGAGAGAGGCGTGGGACGGACTCAAGGCACAGGTCGATGCGAGTGAGGTCGTTATTTCCTCACTCACGAGTTGCCAAAATTTTCATTCTGAAAATGCCGCTGACCGTGAGGAAACCGTCCGACGCGTTACACGCGTGATTGACATGGCGGAATTTATGGGCTGTGACCATGTCCGAGTGCTCGGCGACCGATACACCGAGGAGAATCGCGACGCTATCGTCGGTTACGTTACGGATGGACT
This Candidatus Poribacteria bacterium DNA region includes the following protein-coding sequences:
- a CDS encoding sugar phosphate isomerase/epimerase, giving the protein MKWSLNTYQTCQEWELGRILDTAAATGYHGVELLMDYKQKHGFEWDTPREAWDGLKAQVDASEVVISSLTSCQNFHSENAADREETVRRVTRVIDMAEFMGCDHVRVLGDRYTEENRDAIVGYVTDGLKALGAYAAEKDITVSIEMHGSFTDPDSAMDVIEGVNLPNVGFVFNSQFIGCDAGSIDPLFSRVGSHITAVHTHRVEEPETFDLYRQMFQWLDRIGFSGYISNECAYTGPDPEKVLALYVGIFKAFV